The Pleuronectes platessa chromosome 24, fPlePla1.1, whole genome shotgun sequence nucleotide sequence aatatgtAAGGTAATACTTgtagcttttttttgtttattttactaTATTATACTAGAAAAAAATAGTTAATTCAGTGAGCAGTAGACAAATTGCAACCGTTTCTGATGTTTTTCTCAATTTCTTTccctcatcttttttttttttgctttcaacCAGTAAAACTGTTTCTGTGATTGGAATTTCCAGCACCTTCTGTGGTCGGTCAACAAGTCGAGTTCCTGTCATGGAACAACGACGTACCACCGCATGTCCATGTGTAGCACCTGTTAGAGAGCTCAGATCGCGTGAAGGCTGAACGGACAAGTCTGCCAAGGCTTTGAGGACGTTCCCCGGCCGACACATTCATTCAATGttatctggatattttcctccTCTTGGGCTTCGGGAGCTTCACCTGACGATCCCTCGATGGGATCTGGAGACGGAGAGAAACGTTATGGTAAGGCCGGACAGGTAGGTGGAGGGAAAACAATCTTTCATGgagataaatatattttaatccatCCCTCTTGAGGATCGTGGAAAGTTGTAAACACTCACCGTGCCCGACATCTTGTCCAGCTCACTCATGGCCTCGTGGATAGCAGCTTCCAAGTGATTATTCAGTTTCCCCGGTCTGCtggaaaacatttacaatttacACTTTTAACATTTGGGCTGATACAAGCCAGAGGGAATGCAGGCATCTTTTTGCTTTAGGACATTTGGTTTCTGCAGGAACCGAAACCATGTTTCAGGACATCGTCTTTAAAACACCAGGTTTCTGACTGTAAAGCACCTAAAGTCAGAATCCCCACTAACACCCACTTactgttgtttttgcttttgtcgaaaatgggaatggatacaatttAGGATTTACTCCTGGGTCAGCGGACTCTGCAGTAGACCGGTTCTTATCAGCTCAGGCGTTAATCAGCAGTGATGGGAACATGACACCCATGTGAATGctctcatttcttcttctgtgttttggCAGTGGAGGCTCTGACGCTGAACCTTTTCTGGCGAGACATTATGACGTATACAGAGCTATCAGGCGTAAACAGCCTTGAACatttgtgtacatgttatttTGGGAACAAAGAGCTACGGCCATTTCTTTCTTTGCATCGTTCAAGATGCAACCCTGGCAAGACAGCGAGGTCAGTGAGCCTCAGCTTCCTGTGCGTTAATGACGTTGAACATGACTcactggggggaaaaaagaacagaaagacCAACTCCTCTAATGGCGATGGCCAAGGAATCATGTAATGATGTAAACAACAGAGGAAACACTGTTAATCTGCTCTAGGATGCTTTGTTGGTGTGCTTGGCTAACTGGTTTACACTATATTGTCGGATTTACAGAATAGAAAAAACCCTGTTCTAGATTGGAACATTCACAGTGTTGGAGCTGGTATTAAAACAGATCCtggatcatttttttttaatggatcaTATTCTATTCAGATTTACTTACTTCAGGCCTCGTTTGGCGGCTCGGTCAAGGGCCTCCAAGTCGTGAGTTAGTGTTTTTAGCTTCTCTGGCTCTACCTGTatgaacaacagaaaaatattaCAGTACATTCAAGGTTGTTGAACAGGAGACAGAGAATTCCCTTCCAAGTAAAACAACGCAGAATTTGGACAGTagtatttcagtttttaatgtGTACTAGCAAATTTGGCAAAATTCGGATTTGGCTGGTAAAAGGGTGAGTTTGGAGCATTTTGGAATCCATCTGCTGCTATGGCCAGGGAACAAAAAGTCCTGTTTCCTTCTGACTTTTCAATCTTGCAATCAAGTCAAAATCCCTCATTTTGACTTGCTGGAAAACAAGCACCACAAATGGTAATCCAAGAATCTACAGAGCTTGTAATGTTTCTATAGAGGGAACATTGCTGGCTGGTGAGTTGGTGCAGTCACTGAAATCTGTCGTCAATCTACAAACTTAATTAGTAAAAAAGATGACTAGTAAAATGATGACAGGTGGTCCCAAACTGAATTCTCACCTTCGCCTGCTCCCGCAGCTGCATAGCAGCGCTGTGCACTTGTTCGTCCCCGGCCAGCTTTGCAGTCCAGGGCGGGAAGCCCTTCAGCTGTCCCCAGACCAGCTCCCCCATGTTGAAGGTCCTGGATCGGTAGTGAAGCATATCTGAGGATGGAGAGTCTGGCTGCCGCAGGTCTTCCTCACTGCTCAGGCTCTTTGTGTCGGAGGGACTAGGCGCCATACCATTGAAGTGGCCGTTGTAGTGGCTGTAGTCTTTGGCTGTGGCCAGGGGACCCTCCAGGCTCGTGGAGGAGCTGGGCGACTGGTCGTCACCCGTCAGCTCCTGCCGCGGGGGACCTAGGACATCACCATAGCCGCGGGTGTTGAAATGGGGGGTGGCTCCGTTGATATGGATGCAGCGTTCCACTGTCTGCTCGAGACGCTCCTTGTAGTTTACAGGAGTCCGGCTACAGTTATTAAAGCGATATCCATCATCGTGGGCCATGGCCAGACCATGATCGTTGGAGCCTTCAGTGGGGCAGAGAGGGGCGGGAGCCAAACTGGCGGGTCGCTCCATGCACGGACTACTCCTAACTTGGGTTGAACACTCTAAAAATTCCTCGCCGCCCCAGGTGCTGTTGTTGCTGTGCGCGTCAAAACCTCCCCCGTGCTGCGTCTCCCCGTCCCACTGCCCCCTGGGAGTACCACGGCCAGGAGAACGGAAGTAATCATTGGCCTCAGGAGTGCCGTCTGGAGTCATCTTCCCAGCATCCATGTTCTTCTGACCCCGTCCTGGCCTCACCTGCCTCTGCCTGGTGTGCAGGGGTAACGCATCCCCCTCCTGGTGCCGATGCAGGACTGCACTAACTGCTTGGGGGAGGTTGATAGGCTCCCCTATAGAAGCAGTGAAGGCACTCATGGCGCTGAGGGCAGGCACCGGACTCGCTTGCGTGGTCCCGCTCACTGTGGTTGTTATTGTTACATGCATGCCCTTGCTGGCGGCGTCCACCACAGCTCTGTAGATGGCGTCCACCGACTCTGGGCCACCGCCGGGCCCCCTGTCAGAGCTAGGTGTACCTGGAAGCCTCTCTCCCTGGGGCTGCTGCCCCTCCCCAAATTGTGGGTGCTGCAACATCCCCTGCTGTAGACACAACATCAAGGTTACACATGTTTTAAGAATTTGGAATGCCATCTGAAACGCCACTGGCAACTCATCCCACCTGGTAGTTCTGGTAGAGGCAGGCCATGGAGCCAGCGTTGACCATGTTGCCGTCTGTGTAGGGTGTGTTGTCAGAAAAGTGCTGCTGGCCCTGGTAGGCCGGGTGGGAGGCCACCACCTGCTGCATGCCCTGGTGGACCTGCTGCTGGTACATCTGACCTCTGTTCACATGTGGTGGAAGGCCTCCCACACCACAGCCAAGGGATGATGGGTTTCCTGCAAAACCAAGAGGACAAAGAAGTCAAGTGGATGTCAATGCAGTCTTTTTTCCTCTACCTTTAAAATAGTAATGCTGAAATCATAGAGTAAAGGAAAATCTGAACATGGAAATACCAAGTCGTACATAATGATCAGTATATTTGGCATTTCTTTAAATTCTGTTGTTTGCATGAAGCTTacatttaagaaaaaactgacacTCTTGGTGTTAGTTTGCTCTTCACAGCTTTCTCGAGAAAAATGAACTACTTAATTGCAAACATCACCCATAGTCCAAATTTGCTGAGTCAGAAAGTCCCTGAAGGAAtaaattttcaattcaaaaCCAAAAAATACATCTTTGTCAATAAACCACTTTAATGCTTTTAGTACATCAATGAAATAGGACAGCAATGAGACCATCCCTTTTCACTGAAATCCATGGTTTCTCAAGAGTTGAGAATTTGTTTGTGGCGGTCGAAGTAACTtagaattatttaattatttcatcacaACACATCAGTGCACAAATAAGAGCAGATTGTGCATCATCAACTGCATTTCCACTTAGTCTTTTGCGATCAGTGCACTATATAGTAAAACAGAATtaccagaatttttttttcaaaagctgTCGTCCAGGATATACCACTGTTCTGTCTGCTGAGcagtttgttaaaatgtataCCTTTCCACATTCACTGCGCTCACCAGAACATGAACAGCAAGGCTGAGTGAGTTCCTCTCAACAGACACATTcgccataaaacaaaaaaaagttgcaCGTTAACAATCTGTCGCAGCCCAAactagcagacacacacacagctgctagATGTGGAGCACAGACCTGTTGGCAGAGCACACAAGGACAGAACATGAAGGAAACACATCAAGGCCACAAATGTATCAATGGATGAGAAAGCCCAGCATCGATGTTATGAAGACAAAGCCGACGCAGATACAAAATCTCAGAGGCctaatgctgtgtgtgtgtgtgtgtgtgtgtgtgtgtgtgtgtgtgtgtgtgtgtgtgtgtgtgtgtgtgtgtgtgagggagcagTGACTGGAGCAGCTGGTGCGATGCTACGTAGCTGAagggcagctgtgtgtgttctccattttttttctcctcttgtctttcttcccctctctctatctctctctctctcctctccaacGCTGAGAGCCATGACTCGGCccaaccccctccccccctttccCCCTTCATCCTCCACTACTGCTATGATATAGTGACGGCTGTTGCCAAGGGAGGTTGCCATGGGAACCAAGTGATGATTGGTGGTTCTGTCCGCTGCCAGGAagcttgtggggggggggggacgaggacGAGGGGGGGTTACGAGGGTCGGGTGGTGTGATTTTTGCCTGCTGGGGGATGGGGGGCAGTCAGCTTGGTGGCAGGGCGTCTGGGTGGGGGGTTACAATGAACTTTGGAGTATTTGTTGATGGCAAGAGTggagtggagggaggggggggggggggtttcaaagCTTGCTAGCTCTCTAGAAACAGATGGTATGAGGCTAATGCTAAGAAGCCACTGACAAGGCCACTTTCAAAGAGCTTTCAATGCTCTTAAGATCCCTGACATGTCATTCAAATTAGTTTCAAGTAGGGGACAATGCACAGAGTTACTCTGCAGCATAACATCTGCCATTTGGTGACAAAAAGTATTTTATCCCCAGAGCCTCTAAGAGCTTAATGTTTATGAGATTGTGTCACCATCCTAGTCAGCTGAATGACTGAGCTGAATTGGGTTCATTTGCTGTACTGATCATATTGGGAGGTTCTGAATAGTCTCtggcaaacagaaaaaaatgaaaggcCTTGCAGGTTTTAGACAACTAGATGCACTGAAATGTTTGGCTAAAATGGTCCCATGTTCATGTTGACGATAGTTATGACACAAAGATGTTCATGAATTAGCACATTTAAACCATCAGTACAAGTGTTAATGTACCATACATGGTGGCGAGTGCAGATTTAAGGACATTAGTTATGAAATTCATTCCACATGATAAATTTCAATAGTACTAATAATTCTAGGGGAAATTCCTCAAGGCAAACATAAAACCATGATTCCCCTATAATTAACATCCCAAAAGAGTATGAAGCTATAATGTATAAAAGCAGGCAGCTGGTCAGTTTTCTTTGTTGTGAGGAGGCTTAATAAGTGACTAAAACAATCAACCAATTATCAACATAATACACATGGTTGTAAATTCCCCGAACAAGCTGATGATGCGAGTTTGCGGTGAAAAGGTAGACGGCtccaaaaggattaaatgccgGATATTTGTAGAAAAAACACCAGAAGAAGAGATTATCAGCCACATaacagggaaaaataaaattgacaaCACAAGCAACAGGAGGATGCAACAGGTCGCCTCACTTCCTCCTGGTGTTGCTCCTGTATGTTGGCTCAGTTATGAGAAATTATAACATGGCCATGGGTGTATTTGGGTCAGTGGCATGAAGCTCATATTCCCCCTATGGTTTAGTTTAAATTTACTTGATTTACTAAACTTACAATTAACTTGAATACATCCTTTTCTTGGGACCTAGTCTCACATTTCTGGATTTAATCAATTAAGAGAGAATCTTTGGGtacaaatgtgatttaaaatggcatgaaatcaaaataaatacaatatatacattttaactaACCTGGTGCATGcttttaaaatcagtttttcaaAGAATTTAGAATTTCTCATGAGGCCAACCCTTAATTGTCAATGTCCCATTTACAAACAGCATTACACACttcaatatttatttcatgtgttAAACTCAATAAGTGGATATTGACCTCCTGATGATTGTTGAGGAtatcaaatatattaatgtaaaaaactgtttttaatgaattttcccCCACCGGCTCTACCCCCTGACCCACACTGGACCACCTGAATTTCAATGACTGGACTTCGGAGAAATACAGAAGGCACCTGGTGATAAGAGCAGGTGGCCTGCAGCAGACCTCGGTGATATCTCCATTATAAACCATATGAGGACACACAGATGCATGTTGAATACATAAACCCATTGCCCGGTCCTGCAGCAAgcaggggaggtgggggagaaAAATAAGATCTAGGTCTTTTCAGTGCtttcaaaacaaatgcaaacatgAATGtgcctacacgcacacaccctcacacacttaCAGTCATACAAAGTCATTCATATGCACACAAATGAAGAGAAGCGCACATACACTGTAGTATACAAGTAGTGGccaacatgtacacacattcaaacacacacacacacacacacaggccaaaaCACTCATCAAAGGCTTCAGTCCGGTCTCTATTCAGGGTCCATCGTTACTATAGCGACCAGCTAGCAGAGAGAAGCTCTAAAGAACACCCTATCTGGGCTGCTTCCCTGAAAGCATGATGCAGATCCCATTCCCATCTTCTAACACCATTGACTCATGCTagtatacaaataaaacaaagagaaacactggTTGACTGACAATTAGCTGAGCTTCCAAAGATGAAGGGCCTGCTCATTAGCTCAAAGATGCTGGAGCTACAGCTACATTGTCCAGGCTCGGGCCCATCACCTTAATTCTTTGGTTCTGGTTTACTCATTACCTTAGAAACCACGGCTTTACCAGTAGCTTATCACTGAGATGGGAGGGGAAATGCACAGTCAATGTACGAATCTGACTTTGAAACTGGCACTGGAATACATTTATTgccattttaaaatgaaaatctgTAGCATGATGATGATATTAGTGATAGCACCTGATGTGCTGTAGTGCTGACATCTCACCTGAATCGGAAATGCTCTGTGTACAGCCTCCATCACCCCCTCCATGTTGCATCACGACCATGTTAGTCCGCCCCATACTGTGAAGGAGGTTCTGCTGTGAAGGATGAGGGCTAGGGTGGGATAGTGGCGGGGGATTGGTGTTGGGGCGTCCCAGCGGCATGCCATCAGGGCCCACTGGTCCACCACCTGGCCCCATTGGCCTACAGTTACTCATGGAGGAGGCCTGCATTTGGGCCATTATGTCAGGGTACTGGCCTGGACGTGTGCCCAGATGGCCTCCAGAGGAGTCCATGTTCCGGCAGTGCTGCATCACATCTCCTGGaccctgcagcctctgctgaGCATGCAGATTATGCTGAGGGCCACCAGGTACCATTCCCGTGCTGTCGTTGTAGTGCAGCTGCGGAGCTCCTTGAGGACCCTGACCTGGACCAGGGCTAAGACCTGGACGATGGCTACTCCCAGTCAAGTTATGGGAGCTCTGGCAGCTCATGGACTGGAGAAGCTGGGCCATGGAGGCGTTTGGGGGAAGGTTCCCAAGTCGGCCCACTTTTCGCAGCTGCTCAGTTGCACTGGGCCCTGGCATGTGGGGTCCACCCATGCCTGATTTGTTAAGCATGTTGTAGACCATGTTGTTACTGTTATCGTGGTTTACAGCAGCACCACCGGACGACTGCCTCCGTTTGCGCATGGGGTCCCTCTGTTGGGCCATGAGTTTGTCTCTGAGAGCTGCCCGACCACTCTGGCCCTCAGGAGTATTGAGCAGCATGGCGGAGTTTGGCGGGAGCATGGGATTTAAAGTGCTGTGTCCCTCCATGCCTCGAGGGCCGGTTATAGAGCCAGGGTGCCCACCGCTCCCTCCACCAACCGCCCCCATGCCTCCGATACCAACTCCACCACCAGCCATGCCAGTAGTGCTGTTGCCAGTAACGCtgagtttgttttgatttgctAGCTGTGCTTTGGCTGCAGCTGACAAGAGACTGCTGGCGGGGAAGGAAGTGGCGTTCTGTGGGTTGAGGAGCTGGTTGAGGGGCATCCCCAGGAGACCTGGGTGGCCCTTCTGGGAAGCGCTAGGGGTTGCcagagaggaggatgacgaTGAGGAAGAGGTGGGTGAATACATGGGGTTACCATGCTGCTGGGTTCCAATAGAGTTGACCATCCCGGGCAACAGCTGGGAGTCTTTGTACTGGTGGAGTGCGTCTGTTTTGTTGGTGGAGGGGCTGGAGGGCATGGCCGGTCTGGGAGACCCGATAGCGGACCTAGGGGAACGAGGAGGGACCTTCATGGTGCCACATGGGGCCTGGTGCCCGGAGGGCATTGCAAAGTTTCCATGATCAGATGAGGTGGAGGATGAGCGTGAGCGATGAGGGGAGGCCTCCATTCTCGCAATGGCAGACCCAGTCATGTGGACAGGGGAAGTGACAGGGGAGGGGGACATGGAGGAAGCTGGACCACCCTGTTGAGTCCTCTGACCATGGCCACCATGACCTACAGGCCCAGGCTTTGCTGTTGGTAAAGGTAAGTTGCTTGGCAAGGGAACAATGGTAGGAGGGGGTATGTTTACATTCATCATTGGTACCTGAGAGTGGATATTAGGCTGGAAGTTTGAGGGGTTTTGGGCGTTGGTGGGAGGCTGGTTGACTTGTTTCCTAGGTATAGGGTCTAAGATGCCTAAGGGGTCTTTTTCGGAAGTCAACTGCCTTTTCTGAAGGGCACAGGATGGTGGTATGGATGGGGTGGGTGGCACCGTATGCACAGGCGGCTGTGTTTTATGGTGAAAAGCCACACGGGACATATCCATACCCGGGGGAAAGTTGCCCCGTGGCACGTTCATGTTCATGACAGGGCTTTTGGCAGTGGCTGTTGGGGAAAGAGGCGTGCTAGTCCTCCCTGTCATGGCGCAGGATGGCTGGCTCGCAGGGGAGCCATGGAGCATCACACTGGGGGGGGAAAGAGGCGTCCTAGTATTCCCATGTATGGAGGCTGAGCCGGGACTACCAGCTCCTGGAAAACCACAAGGATTGTTCCTTGGAAAGCAGTCAGGGCTACCCAGAGTGTCCGTACTTGGAGACTGTGACCCATCTCCATATAGCTTTGCACTGGAGGGAGGTGGGCTTAGCATGCCTCCGTAACCAGCCCTGTATGGGGATTTGGGGCATGGCTCCCCACTGCCCAGCCTCTGTGGCCTGGGGTACCCAGAGTAGAGCTCCGGGTGCTGGGCTCCACCCATCTCCTGGGATGAATAAAGCCTGTGCTGCTGTTGTCCTACTGCCATCATCATCTTGAAATGATTGTTGCAGTCAGGGCCAACAGCATTGGACAGGCCGTCGTGGGGTTTATTCCTTATTGCTCGTTGAGTCGTGGAATGCGCTGCAACCACATGTGATGTACCTTGAGGCAAAACAAAGCACATTTGAGTTAACACATCTGACAAAGTATTTGGCAGGACACTAAAGTCATTAACTACAGTAACTATGAGGGCTGGGACTACTACAATAAAGAACTTAATCTATAGACCTGGCTGATTACCTGGTGTTTCTTTACAGCAGAAGCACACACAATGTTTCTGTAGATAGGAGCACCAGCCACCTGACTTACCTCAGcatgttttactttgtgtgtctgagggCCACCGACAAACTGAATTTGTTTATTGAGCTCAGCGGATTTGTAATGAATGTATTTATAGGTACTCGTACCTCTTCCTGGACTGGTCAGTGTCAGAGGTGGGTGCGTCACCATGCTCTTGTGCAGCGTGGCCACGGCCAGAAGCTTCCTCTTGTGAATGCAGAGTTTGGTGACATCGTCATCTGCTCTCACGTCCTCCGCTGTCCTCTGCTTGACAGCCGCCCCTGGGTCGAAGTTGAACACCTGAGGAACAAGAGGAATTATGTAtggcttttaaataaatgtattcaagTGAAATGATC carries:
- the LOC128431252 gene encoding methyl-CpG-binding domain protein 5 isoform X2, whose product is MNGGKDCEAGDERQAAPVQVPIGWQRKAERGRGVLYLSPSGSVLSSFEQVKTYLLTDGTCKCGLECPLILHKVFNFDPGAAVKQRTAEDVRADDDVTKLCIHKRKLLAVATLHKSMVTHPPLTLTSPGRGTSHVVAAHSTTQRAIRNKPHDGLSNAVGPDCNNHFKMMMAVGQQQHRLYSSQEMGGAQHPELYSGYPRPQRLGSGEPCPKSPYRAGYGGMLSPPPSSAKLYGDGSQSPSTDTLGSPDCFPRNNPCGFPGAGSPGSASIHGNTRTPLSPPSVMLHGSPASQPSCAMTGRTSTPLSPTATAKSPVMNMNVPRGNFPPGMDMSRVAFHHKTQPPVHTVPPTPSIPPSCALQKRQLTSEKDPLGILDPIPRKQVNQPPTNAQNPSNFQPNIHSQVPMMNVNIPPPTIVPLPSNLPLPTAKPGPVGHGGHGQRTQQGGPASSMSPSPVTSPVHMTGSAIARMEASPHRSRSSSTSSDHGNFAMPSGHQAPCGTMKVPPRSPRSAIGSPRPAMPSSPSTNKTDALHQYKDSQLLPGMVNSIGTQQHGNPMYSPTSSSSSSSSLATPSASQKGHPGLLGMPLNQLLNPQNATSFPASSLLSAAAKAQLANQNKLSVTGNSTTGMAGGGVGIGGMGAVGGGSGGHPGSITGPRGMEGHSTLNPMLPPNSAMLLNTPEGQSGRAALRDKLMAQQRDPMRKRRQSSGGAAVNHDNSNNMVYNMLNKSGMGGPHMPGPSATEQLRKVGRLGNLPPNASMAQLLQSMSCQSSHNLTGSSHRPGLSPGPGQGPQGAPQLHYNDSTGMVPGGPQHNLHAQQRLQGPGDVMQHCRNMDSSGGHLGTRPGQYPDIMAQMQASSMSNCRPMGPGGGPVGPDGMPLGRPNTNPPPLSHPSPHPSQQNLLHSMGRTNMVVMQHGGGDGGCTQSISDSGNPSSLGCGVGGLPPHVNRGQMYQQQVHQGMQQVVASHPAYQGQQHFSDNTPYTDGNMVNAGSMACLYQNYQQGMLQHPQFGEGQQPQGERLPGTPSSDRGPGGGPESVDAIYRAVVDAASKGMHVTITTTVSGTTQASPVPALSAMSAFTASIGEPINLPQAVSAVLHRHQEGDALPLHTRQRQVRPGRGQKNMDAGKMTPDGTPEANDYFRSPGRGTPRGQWDGETQHGGGFDAHSNNSTWGGEEFLECSTQVRSSPCMERPASLAPAPLCPTEGSNDHGLAMAHDDGYRFNNCSRTPVNYKERLEQTVERCIHINGATPHFNTRGYGDVLGPPRQELTGDDQSPSSSTSLEGPLATAKDYSHYNGHFNGMAPSPSDTKSLSSEEDLRQPDSPSSDMLHYRSRTFNMGELVWGQLKGFPPWTAKLAGDEQVHSAAMQLREQAKVEPEKLKTLTHDLEALDRAAKRGLKPGKLNNHLEAAIHEAMSELDKMSGTIPSRDRQVKLPKPKRRKISR
- the LOC128431252 gene encoding methyl-CpG-binding domain protein 5 isoform X1 yields the protein MNGGKDCEAGDERQAAPVQVPIGWQRKAERGRGVLYLSPSGSVLSSFEQVKTYLLTDGTCKCGLECPLILHKVFNFDPGAAVKQRTAEDVRADDDVTKLCIHKRKLLAVATLHKSMVTHPPLTLTSPGRGTSHVVAAHSTTQRAIRNKPHDGLSNAVGPDCNNHFKMMMAVGQQQHRLYSSQEMGGAQHPELYSGYPRPQRLGSGEPCPKSPYRAGYGGMLSPPPSSAKLYGDGSQSPSTDTLGSPDCFPRNNPCGFPGAGSPGSASIHGNTRTPLSPPSVMLHGSPASQPSCAMTGRTSTPLSPTATAKSPVMNMNVPRGNFPPGMDMSRVAFHHKTQPPVHTVPPTPSIPPSCALQKRQLTSEKDPLGILDPIPRKQVNQPPTNAQNPSNFQPNIHSQVPMMNVNIPPPTIVPLPSNLPLPTAKPGPVGHGGHGQRTQQGGPASSMSPSPVTSPVHMTGSAIARMEASPHRSRSSSTSSDHGNFAMPSGHQAPCGTMKVPPRSPRSAIGSPRPAMPSSPSTNKTDALHQYKDSQLLPGMVNSIGTQQHGNPMYSPTSSSSSSSSLATPSASQKGHPGLLGMPLNQLLNPQNATSFPASSLLSAAAKAQLANQNKLSVTGNSTTGMAGGGVGIGGMGAVGGGSGGHPGSITGPRGMEGHSTLNPMLPPNSAMLLNTPEGQSGRAALRDKLMAQQRDPMRKRRQSSGGAAVNHDNSNNMVYNMLNKSGMGGPHMPGPSATEQLRKVGRLGNLPPNASMAQLLQSMSCQSSHNLTGSSHRPGLSPGPGQGPQGAPQLHYNDSTGMVPGGPQHNLHAQQRLQGPGDVMQHCRNMDSSGGHLGTRPGQYPDIMAQMQASSMSNCRPMGPGGGPVGPDGMPLGRPNTNPPPLSHPSPHPSQQNLLHSMGRTNMVVMQHGGGDGGCTQSISDSGNPSSLGCGVGGLPPHVNRGQMYQQQVHQGMQQVVASHPAYQGQQHFSDNTPYTDGNMVNAGSMACLYQNYQQGMLQHPQFGEGQQPQGERLPGTPSSDRGPGGGPESVDAIYRAVVDAASKGMHVTITTTVSGTTQASPVPALSAMSAFTASIGEPINLPQAVSAVLHRHQEGDALPLHTRQRQVRPGRGQKNMDAGKMTPDGTPEANDYFRSPGRGTPRGQWDGETQHGGGFDAHSNNSTWGGEEFLECSTQVRSSPCMERPASLAPAPLCPTEGSNDHGLAMAHDDGYRFNNCSRTPVNYKERLEQTVERCIHINGATPHFNTRGYGDVLGPPRQELTGDDQSPSSSTSLEGPLATAKDYSHYNGHFNGMAPSPSDTKSLSSEEDLRQPDSPSSDMLHYRSRTFNMGELVWGQLKGFPPWTAKLAGDEQVHSAAMQLREQAKVEPEKLKTLTHDLEALDRAAKRGLNRPGKLNNHLEAAIHEAMSELDKMSGTIPSRDRQVKLPKPKRRKISR